The Litoribrevibacter albus DNA segment CGCAATGATGCCCGCTTTTTTGTTGGTCATCATTGGGAACTTATCCTGGATGTCGATATACAAACCCACTAGATTCTGGGGGATATCACCTTGGCCTGTTGTGGATGTGCAGATTAATAGGGCGTCCATTTCTGGGGATTGCAACAACGCTGCAGTTGGGTTTTCAACAAGTTCGGCTTTGTGACCCAGTGTATTGAGGAGTTGAGTGGCGGTTTCTGCAACGGTTTTGGCATTGCCTCGAACCGATCCATAAACAACGGTAATGTTTGCCATGGTTATGAGTACTTCTAGCTAGTAATGATGAAAGAAAGCAAGACAGTTATGAAGTGTACTTGCTTGTGAATGATTGATTTCCTGCGTATTTTATCGTGTCTGGGAGTGAATAATAAAGTGAAGTACTTTTGACCTGTTAAATTCAAGAGGATTAAGGAACGATTATGGAATATCGACAGTTAGGTAATACTCAGTTAAAGGTCAGTGCATTGTGTTTGGGAACCATGACCTTTGGCGAACAAAATACAGCGGAAGAAGCCTTTGAACAGCTGGCTTATGCCGTATCTCAGGGGATTAACTTTATTGATACTGCTGAAATGTATCCTGTGCCACCAATGGCTTCAACGCAAGGTGATACGGAACGTATTATTGGTCAATGGTTGGCTGGTCGCAAAGATAGGGATCAACTGATCATCGCTTCTAAAATAGCAGGCCCTGCTGATTGGCTGACTTATATTCGGGGCGGTTCACGCTTTAATCAGACTCATATTGAAGAAGCGATTAATGGCAGCCTCAAGAGACTTCAAACCGATTACATCGACTTGTATCAACTGCATTGGCCTGACAGGAATACCAATTTCTTTGGGCAGTTAGGGTATCAGCACGACAGTAACGAGCAGCGTACTCCCATTGAAGAGACGTTGCGTGCTTTAGAGTCTGCTGTGAAAGCAGGCAAGATTCGTTATATCGGTCTCTCAAATGAAACGCCTTGGGGCGTGATGTCTTTCTTAAAGGCGGCAGAACAGTTTGATCTTCCTCGCATCATGAGTGTTCAGAATCCATATAACTTGCTGAATCGGAGTTATGAGGTGGGGATGGCAGAAGTGTCGATACGCGAGAAAGCTGGATTACTAGCTTATTCCCCATTGGCTTTTGGTGTGTTGAGCGGTAAGTATCTGAACGGTCAACGGCCTGAAAAAGCGAGATTAACCTTGTTTGATCGTTTTACCCGTTATGCGAGCAGCCAGGCAGAAACCGCAACTCAAGGCTATGTTGATATTGCTAAAAAGCATGGGATTTCTCCGGTACATATGGCCTTGGCGTTTGTTACGAGTCGGGATTTTGTAACATCGAATATCATTGGTGCGACGTCAATGGCTCAGTTAAAAGAGAATATTGCGAGTATGGATGTGACTTTGTCGCAGGAACTGTTGGCAGATATTAACGCCTTACATGCTGAAAACAGTAATCCATGTCCATAATTTAGCGCAGACGGTGTTAACAGTATTAATTATATTAATCAGAGTAATTAATTCTTTTTAATACAATTTATCGGTGACATTTATTACACTAGCCGACAATTTTTATCATGCTATAAATAGGCCCGAACAATGAGCGAAGTGAAGCACTCTAAATTATTAATCTTAGGTTCTGGACCAGCAGGCTATACCGCTGCTGTATATGCTGCTCGTGCAAATTTGAATCCGGTTCTTGTAACCGGCATGCAAATGGGTGGACAGCTAACACAAACCACCGATGTGGATAACTGGCCTGGTGATCACGACGGTGTTCAGGGGCCGGATCTAATGGCTCGTATGCAACAGCACGCAGAGCGTTTTGAGACTGAGATTATTTTCGATCAAATTCATACGGCTAATTTGAAAGAAAAGCCTTTCCGCCTGGAAGGGGATAACGGTGTTTACACATGTGACGCTTTGATCATTTGTACGGGTGCAAGCGCCAAGTACTTGGGCCTTGAGAGCGAGGAAGCGTTTTCTGGTCGTGGTGTATCGGCCTGTGCAACGTGTGATGGATTCTTCTATCGTAACAAACCCGTGGTAGTTGTTGGTGGTGGTAACACAGCGGTTGAAGAAGCACTGTACCTTTC contains these protein-coding regions:
- the trxB gene encoding thioredoxin-disulfide reductase, which encodes MSEVKHSKLLILGSGPAGYTAAVYAARANLNPVLVTGMQMGGQLTQTTDVDNWPGDHDGVQGPDLMARMQQHAERFETEIIFDQIHTANLKEKPFRLEGDNGVYTCDALIICTGASAKYLGLESEEAFSGRGVSACATCDGFFYRNKPVVVVGGGNTAVEEALYLSNIASEVTVIHRRDSFRSEKILQDKIRERAENGNINIKWYSELEEVLGDDAGVTGVRIRNNQTGETEELSVDGVFIAIGHQPNTSLFEGQLEMAGGYLKVQSGSEGNATQTSIPGVFAAGDVMDHIYRQAITSAGTGCMAALDAERYLDNLEG
- a CDS encoding flavodoxin domain-containing protein, yielding MANITVVYGSVRGNAKTVAETATQLLNTLGHKAELVENPTAALLQSPEMDALLICTSTTGQGDIPQNLVGLYIDIQDKFPMMTNKKAGIIALGDSSYPNFCGAGEKFEELMYELQCGSVSRVTVDATETTQPMADAEPWLKEWATTL
- a CDS encoding NADP(H)-dependent aldo-keto reductase, with the protein product MEYRQLGNTQLKVSALCLGTMTFGEQNTAEEAFEQLAYAVSQGINFIDTAEMYPVPPMASTQGDTERIIGQWLAGRKDRDQLIIASKIAGPADWLTYIRGGSRFNQTHIEEAINGSLKRLQTDYIDLYQLHWPDRNTNFFGQLGYQHDSNEQRTPIEETLRALESAVKAGKIRYIGLSNETPWGVMSFLKAAEQFDLPRIMSVQNPYNLLNRSYEVGMAEVSIREKAGLLAYSPLAFGVLSGKYLNGQRPEKARLTLFDRFTRYASSQAETATQGYVDIAKKHGISPVHMALAFVTSRDFVTSNIIGATSMAQLKENIASMDVTLSQELLADINALHAENSNPCP